From the Microbispora sp. ZYX-F-249 genome, the window AAGGCCATCAGGGACTTCACGGCGTAGTGTTTCATGTACAGCCGTCCCCATTGCGTGTCTGGAGTGGGAAGAAGAACGTCGGCGCCTTCTTCCAGGACGGCGTCGGCCGCGGTGCGGAATTCCGCCGCCATGACAGCGAGATCGTCTTGCAGCCCTCGCGTGCTCGATCCCCACAGTCCTCGGGTGATCGCGCCGAGAGCCCTGCCGATGAGGGGACCTTCCAGTCCGGCGACGCGTATCACCAGCTCGGCTGTGACCACGCTGACCTCCTCTATGCGCTCCGGAGAAGGATCGGCTGCGATGGCCGCTATGCGCGGATGGCGGGAGACCAGTTCCCACATCTCGGGTTTCAGGATCAAGCCGGGCCGGGGCCGGCTCTCCTCGTCCTGGGATTCGTCGCAGTCGCGCAGAACGAGATGATCTCGTTGCTTCCAGTTCTGGTCGATTCGTATGCCGGAGATCCCCTCGGCCAGGGCGAACGCGGCTGCCAGCCAGTCCTGTTCCCAGTATTCGGCGGTGACGCCGTAGCCGCTCGCCCATTCCAGGGCATCCGGGTCGGCCGAACGGTCTCTCAGGCTGAAGGGGTCGAACCGGCGAGACAGGTCGCCGCCGACGGCGTAAGCGAACCTCGACACGCCGTTCCACGCCAGGCCCAGCGCCTCACCCGGCTTTGACAGTTTCTCAAGGCGTCTGATTCCCAGATACCTGGTCGCCTCCACGGTGAGCGTCCAGTCGCCCACCTGAGAGATGAGGACCACGCCCTCGTGGGGCTCCATTTCGTACGCCTCGAAGATGTCGTTGAATTCTCCCCGGCTCAGCCCTTGTTCGTCCCCGCCGAAACACCGGACGACGGCGTTGATAGCGGCTCCTCTTATCCAGGTGACACAGGCGGGTTCGTGGAAGACCGCCCGTACATCGCCTTCGTACAGGTCGAATGGTGAACGCATATCGATCCTCTTCATGAGACGCGCCCCGCTTCCTTCTGCGAAGATCGTTACGACATGTGCCCGCGCGCTCCGGAGTGATCATGTTAAGCATGCGCCGTCTGCGCTGGTGGGTCGCGGCGGGGATGACAATGCTCCTGCTCGCCCTGGCCATGCCGTGGCTGCGCCTCACCACGCCACTGCCGGAGTCCGGACGGCAGCGTGACTGCCCGGTCATGGGACTCGACGGGCCGCCGGGAGCCGTGGCGGTCGCGCCGGAGGACAGGCAGCGGATGTACCTGTGCTTCGCCCACCGGCGGTTCGGCGACCTGCCGGACGAGGAACTGCTCGCGCGCGGCGGCGCCCTGTGCGATTCCGAGGTCCGCGACGAGGAGTTGACGCGGCTGCTCGAACTGCGCTGCCCCGGCCTGTACGAGCGCAACCAGCAGATCTACCTGGCCGAGCGGGACGCCGAAGAGGCCGAGGCCAAGCGGCGGCTGGCGGCGGCGAAGGCCGGGTGTCCGCGCAGGAAGCCGATTGCCGCACCGGTGCGGCAGGTGCGGGCCGCCCTGTGGGTGGACACGGGCGGCATCCAGGCGTGGGAAGAGGGCTACGGCGGCCTCGACTACTCGGGCAGGTTCCTGGCCAAGGGCAGAGGCACCGTGCACCTCTCCTGGGGAGGAGACGAGAAGGGGCCGGTCTGCGTCACCGGGGAGGCCTACCGGCAGCGACCGCCGCACGCGAAGGGCTGGCAGCGGTCGGGAGAGATGAGCTATCAAAGCCCGACCGGTGTGCTCCGGTTCTTCGGCGACGACGGCGACCTGCTCGGCGACGTGACCGTCGCGGGAGCCGGCACCTACCGGATCCGCGCTTATGTGCGGGGGCCCGAGCGCGCCCCCGGCCTGGCCCGGGCGAAGGCCGTCAGGGAAGTGCTGATCGTCGTCTTCCCCGGATCAGCGCGCGCGGCCCGACGGTGAGACGCGCAGGAACCGGGGAGCGTCATCACTCCTCCCACGCCCTGCCGGGTATGCGGTAGAAGGTGCGGGTCGCCGTCCACCAATCGCGGTCCGCGAAGCGCCCCGTGATACGGCCCATCATGCAGAACATGAGATGGATATCCCGCTCGTGGTCCCGTGCCGTGCCAAGCTCCAGCCCTGCCGCGTAGGGAAGATATTCTGGAATTTCCATCTCTCCCCCCGCTGCGTCCGGCGGGGTGACGTCGCCGAGCTGTTCTCCGTCGTAGTTGAGGTACAGCGGCTCAAGCCCTTCGCCCACTTCTCCCGCGAAGTACATCTCGAAGACCCGCCGCTTGCCCAGGTTACGAAGCACGGGATGGAAGGAGTGCATGCCGAAGGCGAACATATGCGTCCAGCCGGGCGCGTGCGGGCCCATCCAGACAGCCTTGTCCGGCAGGCCTTCGTAAAGCGTGAACACGGTCTGCAGGTCGCACTCTCGGCGTGAGCCGGGATCCACCCCGAGCAGTCGCGCCAGCTCCTCCTGGTCGTCGCCCTCCACCCAGAGGGAATGGAATTCGAATTCGAGCCAGTGCCCGTACTCCGCCAGCAGGCCCCACTGGTCCTCCGCGGGAAGCGCCTGTTCCCTGTTCATCATACTCAGCGTCCTTACATCGGATGAAATCGTGCGGGGCCGCGTCGAGCGGCCCCGCAGCATGTCGACGTCAGTCCACGATCTTCACCCAGAACGGGCTGTCGCTGACCTTGGTGATTGTATTGACAGGGTCATAGGTGAGGAGCCGGTAATGGCCGTAGAACGCTTTGAGAAGCTTCCCGTGCAGCAGGTTATGGCTCTTCCGGACCCCCTGTACGGAATAGTTGATCTTGTCTTTCGCGG encodes:
- a CDS encoding DUF6461 domain-containing protein, which codes for MKRIDMRSPFDLYEGDVRAVFHEPACVTWIRGAAINAVVRCFGGDEQGLSRGEFNDIFEAYEMEPHEGVVLISQVGDWTLTVEATRYLGIRRLEKLSKPGEALGLAWNGVSRFAYAVGGDLSRRFDPFSLRDRSADPDALEWASGYGVTAEYWEQDWLAAAFALAEGISGIRIDQNWKQRDHLVLRDCDESQDEESRPRPGLILKPEMWELVSRHPRIAAIAADPSPERIEEVSVVTAELVIRVAGLEGPLIGRALGAITRGLWGSSTRGLQDDLAVMAAEFRTAADAVLEEGADVLLPTPDTQWGRLYMKHYAVKSLMA